Part of the Kushneria marisflavi genome, GGAGAGGTGCCGTGAGTAAACCCAGGGTCGATGAGACGTCCGTCTTAAAATAAGGTTTTACTGATACTTATGTGCAAGAGGGGAACTTTTTAGGGGCTCGCAATCTTCTGAAATAAATCAATCTACTTAACAAAGTCCGTTAGACCCTTCTTTTTATCGATGCACAATATTGCATAGATAATCCTGTCAAACAAAACGATATTACTTTTCACGCCCGCATAAAATATTGCGACCTGCACCGACTTTGACCGCCGGTATGCAGCCGAATGATGTTTTGAACACATGTGATTACCCAACAAAAGATACACATTCAGGGACAGGTCATGGAAATGACGACACGACCGGTACGCGGCAATCACCGGCACTCGCTTTGGTATGAGCGCATCCTCTTGAGCTTTCGGGTTCACTATCTGCTTGGATTGACCCTGACCTCACTGCTGCCGGCACTGTGGAGTCGTGAGTGGCACGGCTCATCCGTGGAAGGCATGGGCACCAGTACCGCCATGCTGGCCAGCGCCATCGCCTGGATGATGGCCTTTCGTACCGTCCAGCAGCTCTCCCGACACCCGGGTGCCGATCCCTGTACCTATGTCGTCCCCGTGGTCACGGCCGTCTATCTACTGGTACTGACCGTGCTGGAGCTGATGGCCATCCCCTTTGATCTGTTGCAGCTGCTGATGTCGGGAGGCCTCGCCCTGCTATGCGGCTGGGCCGGCTATCGGGTGGCGCGCCGCTATCGTCGACGCAAGATGGCGCTGGTGCCGTTGGGCAATATTCAGGAATGGTTTAACCATCACGACATTGATCAGCGCTGGCTATCTGGACCCGACCTCGAAAACCTGCGAGTGGACGGTGTGATCGTTGATCTTTCCTGCGAACTCGGCGATGAATGGCAGCGCTTTCTGGCCGACTGCACCATCCAGCGGATTCCGGTTCATGACGCACGCCGCTTCGGTGAAGCCTCTACCGGACGTATCGGGCTCGATCAGATTCATGCCAATCGCTATGGCTCGCTGATGCCCAGAACCAGCTATGAGCTTTTCAAGCGACTGGCCGATGTTGTCGCAGCACTGTTAATGCTGCCGGCGGCCCTGCCGATCATGGCAGTGGCAGCGATCATGATCAAACGTGATGACCCGGGTCCCGTCCTGTTTTGCCAGCGCCGCTCGGGCTTTCAGGGTGAAGAATTTGACGTCTACAAGATGCGCAGCATGTATGTGAATCCTGACGATGTTCGCCCGACTCAGGAAGGAGAAGACCCCCGAATCACGAAAGTCGGCAAATATCTTCGCAAGTATCGTATCGATGAGCTGCCGCAGCTGTTCAACGTGCTCAAGGGTGAGATGAGTCTGATTGGCCCCCGTCCGGAAACACCGGCGCTGACCGAAGCCTACGAGCGCGACATCCCCTTCTTTCGCTACCGTCATGCCGTCAGGCCCGGCATTTCGGGGTGGGCTCAGGTCGAACAGGGCTACGCCTCGGAAGTCGAGGGCTCGCGTCTCAAGCTCGAATATGACTTTTACTACATCCGCAACTTCTCGTTCTGGATGGACCTGCTGGTCGTGATTCGCACCATTCGCACCATCTTTACCGGTTCCGGCGCACGCTGAGCCTCCCTTCCTGCAGGACATGCACCTGCACCATATGAAAAGGGCCCGCCATTGGCGGGCCCTTTCCTTTAACCGGCATGTGGCCTCCCCTTTCGTTTTACCGCAACACCATACCCGCCGTGGCAAATCATCTACATCATTAATCCGCTCTCCTTCCGGCTCGCATGATGAGGCCTGCCGCAAGGCCCGGGGATGCCCCTTGTCGACAGCGCCAGACACCGGATCATCCACTACTCACAGACAAGATGCCCGCCAGACCCGAAGCAAGATCACAGACGTGATGCACGCCACTTCCGAAGTGAGACCACATACGTGATCCAACAGGGCAGCATACCGGCCATGATGTGCTTTGTCTGCGGTCATGATCAGGCAGCGAATGCCCGCAAAAGCCGCTCATATCGTGAGGAATACGCCCATCACTGATGGCCTTGATGGCACCGCCCGTCGCCAAGCAGGGCAATGCCTTCTTATACACATCATAAAAAAGGGCCCGCCATTGGCGAGCCCTCTGACAGGCGTGGTAATGACTGTCTTACGGATTGGCCGGCCGAGCGACCTGGCGCTGGCGCCAACCGCGATACATCGGCAACACAACCATCAGTGCCACCAGTGCCCAGCCTCCCCAGGTAATCGGGCTCGACCACAGGATCGAGAGATCACCGTTGGAGATCGACAGCGCACGGCGCAGGTTCTGCTCCATGATGCCGCCCAGGATGAAGCCCAGCAGCACCGCCGACAGCGGAAAATCGAACTTGCGCAGGATATAGCCCATCACGCCAATCCCGATCATCAAGAACAGATCAAAGGTGGTGGCATGCACGCCGTAAACCCCGATCGCCGTGACAATCGCGATGCCCGGCACCAGTGCCCAGTAGGGCACGGCCAGAATCTTGGTGAACACGCGAATCAGCGGGATGTTCATCACCACCAGCATGACGTTGGCGATAAACAGCGACGCGATCAGGCCCCATACCAGCTGCGGGTCGGTCTGAAACAGCAGCGGCCCGGGCGTAATGTTGTAAAGCGTCAGCGCACCCAGCATGACCGCAGTGGTACCTGACCCTGGCACGCCGAGTGT contains:
- a CDS encoding exopolysaccharide biosynthesis polyprenyl glycosylphosphotransferase, with amino-acid sequence MEMTTRPVRGNHRHSLWYERILLSFRVHYLLGLTLTSLLPALWSREWHGSSVEGMGTSTAMLASAIAWMMAFRTVQQLSRHPGADPCTYVVPVVTAVYLLVLTVLELMAIPFDLLQLLMSGGLALLCGWAGYRVARRYRRRKMALVPLGNIQEWFNHHDIDQRWLSGPDLENLRVDGVIVDLSCELGDEWQRFLADCTIQRIPVHDARRFGEASTGRIGLDQIHANRYGSLMPRTSYELFKRLADVVAALLMLPAALPIMAVAAIMIKRDDPGPVLFCQRRSGFQGEEFDVYKMRSMYVNPDDVRPTQEGEDPRITKVGKYLRKYRIDELPQLFNVLKGEMSLIGPRPETPALTEAYERDIPFFRYRHAVRPGISGWAQVEQGYASEVEGSRLKLEYDFYYIRNFSFWMDLLVVIRTIRTIFTGSGAR